The following are encoded together in the Lathyrus oleraceus cultivar Zhongwan6 chromosome 3, CAAS_Psat_ZW6_1.0, whole genome shotgun sequence genome:
- the LOC127130802 gene encoding uncharacterized protein LOC127130802, with translation MDQMLVYAKFMKELLSRKRHLRDDKNIILDEECISIIQRKLPPKLTDPSRFTIPCLIGPVKVDQTPCDFGASTNRIPVSMVKRLGCGYPKSTHITLTLADSSITYPYGTLEDVLVKGDDLVFLVDFVILDMPEDTETPLILGRPFLEIGRSLIYVELGELALRFNREQMVFYVFEATKHPQCYNVSKLLKSLKKRKPTKEELKVGKRV, from the coding sequence ATGGACCAAATGTTGGTATATGCTAAGTTTATGAAAGAACTACTCTCTAGAAAACGACATTTGAGAGATgataaaaatattattttagatgAGGAATGTATTTCTATAATCCAAAGGAAACTTCCACCTAAACTTACCGACCCTAGTAGATTTACTATCCCATGTCTTATTGGGCCTGTCAAAGTTGACCAAACTCCTTGTGATTTTGGGGCAAGCACTAACCGAATCCCAGTCTCAATGGTGAAGAGGTTGGGATGTGGATATCCAAAGTCTACTCATATAACTCTCACCCTAGCTGACAGTTCTATAACATATCCATATGGAACTTTGGAGGATGTATTAGTTAAAGGGGATGACCTTGTTTTTCTGGTAGACTTTGTAATTTTGGACATGCCTGAAGACACTGAAACCCCTTTAATTTTGGGAAGACCATTCCTGGAAATAGGAAGATCTTTGATTTATGTAGAGTTAGGGGAGTTAGCATTAAGGTTCAACAGAGAACAAATGGTTTTCTATGTGTTCGAAGCCACAAAGCATCCTCAATGCTACAATGTAAGCAAATTGCTTAAATCACTTAAAAAGCGGAAACCAACAAAAGAAGAGTTGAAAGTTGGAAAGAGGGTCTGA
- the LOC127130803 gene encoding uncharacterized protein LOC127130803 — protein MAQQQAPTAAPAGTFLGQPQPNPKGHVNAIILQSGTELDGPTDPRTQNPSMHQDPGKVTEKEDEQEEDKNKEAVEKEEPYVPVKQKDAKPRLLRWILLLQEFDLEIKDKRGTENIVADHLSRMEGIEPERVPINDDFPFKRLIAQLESNTSKDALTHKDTKTNEVVEPIYTQTIPPRYADFVNYLAARVLPPDLTYEQKKKFFHDLKHYYWDEPLLFKRGADDIFRHCVPEDEVENVISHYHSAPFGGHASTSKRCAKILQADLFWPTLQKDDHIVITNCDPCQCTGNISRRDEMPLKGEKRILDIHELEELRLDVYENSRIYKERTKKWHDNCILRKEFKAGDKWSNRDKRKNERTIHSKRPAFETLPQH, from the exons atggctcaacaacaagcacctactgctgctCCTGCAGGCACATTTCTTGGACAGCCGCAACCAAACCCGAAAGGTCACGTAAATGCTATTATACTACAAAGTGGGACAGAACTAGATGGACCGACCGACCCTAGAACTCAAAACCCATCCATGCACCAAGACCCAGGTAAGGTAACTGAGAAGGAAGACGAACAAGAGGAAGATAAAAACAAAGAGGCCGTAGAGAAAGaagaaccttat GTACCTGTTAAACAAAAAGACGCCAAAccaagactcctaaggtggatcttactactacaagagtttgacctAGAAATCAAAGATAAAAGGGGCACTGAAAACATTGTGGCCGAtcacttgtcaagaatggaaggTATTGAACCTGAACGAGTGCCTATAAACGATGATTTTCCGTTCAAAAGACTCATAGCCCAACTGGAAAGCAATACATCTAAAGATGCGTTAACCCATAAGGATACCAAAACAAACGAGGTAGTGGAACCAATTTACACCCAAACCATACCACCAAGGTACGCTGACTTCGTCAACTACTTAGCAGCTAGGGTGCTTCCGCCAGACTTGACCTACgaacaaaagaaaaaattcttccaCGATCTTAAGCACTACTATTGGGATGAGCCTCTACTTTTCAAGAGAGGCGCCGACGACATTTTTCGTCATTGTGTCCCCGAGGATGAGGTAGAAAATGTAATCTCCCACTATCATTCTGCTCCCTTTGgaggacatgcaagcacctcGAAGAGGTGCGCTAAGATCTTGCAAGCCGACCTCTTTTGGCCCACTCTGCAGAAAGATGACCACATCGTGATCACAAATTGCGACCCGTGTCAATGCACTGGCAACATATCTAGACGCGACGAAATGCCGcttaaag GCGAAaaaagaatattagatatccaCGAACTAGAGGAACTTAGACTAGATGTGTATGAGAATTCccgaatctataaagaaagaacaaaaaaatggCACGACAATTGCATATTAAGGAAAGAGTTTAAGGCAGGCGACAAATGGAGCAATAGAGATAAAAGGAAAAACGAGCGAACCATTCATAGTAAACGGCCAGCGTTTGAAACATTACCACAACATTGA